Proteins encoded within one genomic window of Panicum virgatum strain AP13 chromosome 1N, P.virgatum_v5, whole genome shotgun sequence:
- the LOC120655255 gene encoding basic leucine zipper 19-like, which produces MAQLPPRAPSAAAQDPWSAAGDFLGFAAARRGAHRRSASDSAAFLEAVPMDDVIGGGGGGDDFDRLDDEQFMSMFSDVDAPAVSDGAGGAGGERAGDAHLMDMGDAEDGMAASSPAGARAAADGVADPKRVKRILANRQSAQRSRVRKLQYISELERSVTSLQMEVSALSPRVAFLDHQRSLLTVGNSHLRQRIAALAQDKIFKDAHQEALKKEIERLRQLFQQQQIKATTGGADIATAASIQARQELLACEGAAIR; this is translated from the exons ATGGCGCAGCTGCCACCGAGggcgccgagcgccgcggcgCAGGACCCCTGGTCGGCGGCGGGCGATTTCCTCGGGTTCGCCGCGGCCAGGCGCGGCGCGCACCGCCGCTCGGCCAGCGACTCGGCCGCGTTCCTCGAGGCCGTGCCCATGGACGAcgtcatcggcggcggcggcggcggcgacgacttcGACCGCCTCGACGACGAGCAGTTCATGTCCATGTTCTCCGACGTCGACGCGCCGGCCGTctccgacggcgccggcggcgcaggcggggaGAGGGCCGGGGACGCGCATCTGATGGACATGGGGGACGCGGAGGACGGAATGGcggcctcgtcgccggccggcgcgcgcgcggccgcggacgGCGTCGCTGACCCCAAGCGGGTCAAGAG GATATTGGCAAACAGGCAGTCAGCTCAGAGGTCACGAGTTAGGAAGCTGCAGTACATCTCCGAGCTTGAACGCAGTGTAACCAGTCTCCAG ATGGAGGTGTCAGCACTGTCCCCACGCGTGGCCTTCCTCGATCACCAGCGGTCGCTTCTCACCGTCGGCAACAGCCATCTCAGGCAAAGAATTGCGGCGCTCGCCCAAGACAAGATCTTCAAAGATG CTCATCAAGAGGCACTGAAGAAGGAGATCGAGCGGCTACGCCAACtgttccagcagcagcagatcaAGGCCACCACCGGAGGCGCCGACATCGCTACTGCCGCCTCGATTCAGGCCAGGCAAGAGCTGCTCGCGTGCGAGGGCGCTGCCATCCGATAG